A single window of Vigna unguiculata cultivar IT97K-499-35 chromosome 1, ASM411807v1, whole genome shotgun sequence DNA harbors:
- the LOC114177242 gene encoding F-box/LRR-repeat protein 17-like: MQHFHPKPSVSSQAKFGKRRGNYNCGRCGLPKKGHICTVSTPVTSSSATPCNSSLSVAASAPSSVSAARCPPLRPRRALSFDDEEPDGLDPSESTAVWPQGDDLDSSGLPGNVLWDVLKRLPPSGLLTAAKVSRGWRDMTKRLWKAAEELRLRVRASVQVGFVASMLQKCPGIVNLSLVMESDLDSTMLACIAFSCPNLTFLEISVSDSAVNRITGSELGRFVADKKSLKSLKMEGCSSLGGFVLCSSSLSTIWLSDLYSHSKMVFNCPQLREISLKFSHREKGSTDLATMVEGWGRSCPRLQNIRIYSVQLSHTAVLALTAAQLRGLRMLSLVSGSDVTDASVAAIASSYPNLELLDLSGSSVSDSGISMICNVFSETLTRLLLALCPNVTSSGIQFATAQLPHLEIMDCGMTICEPDSDNSIADENNHHKLQKTSITNVHLTNQKLIIKHSCLKKLSLWGCSGLDALYLNCTQLKDLNLNSCTNLHPERLLLQCPSLENVHASGCQDMLVGAIQSQVCNAFTDLENPSPCKRLPDGSKRVRVPHLVNTELADEETKRSRKKRRLCNVLLD, from the exons ATGCAACACTTTCACCCAAAACCTTCCGTCTCTTCCCAAGCAAAGTTCGGCAAGAGACGCGGTAACTACAACTGCGGCCGCTGCGGTCTCCCTAAAAAGGGCCATATCTGCACCGTCAGTACCCCTGTCACCTCCTCTTCCGCCACCCCTTGCAACTCTTCCCTCTCCGTGGCGGCATCTGCTCCTTCCTCTGTCTCTGCCGCTCGCTGCCCTCCTCTCCGCCCGCGTCGCGCTCTCTCCTTCGATGACGAAGAACCCGACGGTCTCGATCCATCGGAGTCCACCGCCGTGTGGCCCCAGGGCGATGATCTGGATTCGTCTGGATTGCCGGGGAATGTCCTTTGGGACGTGTTAAAGAGGCTCCCGCCGTCGGGACTCTTAACGGCGGCAAAGGTGTCCAGAGGCTGGAGGGATATGACGAAGAGATTGTGGAAGGCGGCTGAAGAGTTAAGACTTAGGGTTCGGGCGAGTGTTCAGGTGGGTTTCGTGGCGTCGATGTTGCAGAAGTGTCCAGGGATTGTGAACCTCTCTCTTGTAATGGAAAG TGACCTGGATTCCACGATGCTGGCTTGCATTGCATTTTCGTGCCCTAATTTGACATTTTTGGAGATTTCGGTTTCTGATTCTGCAGTCAATCGAATCACTGG GAGTGAGTTAGGTCGATTTGTTGCTGATAAAAAGAGCCTCAAAAGCCTTAAGATGGAAGGTTGTTCTAGCCTTGGAGGCTTCGTTCTTTGTTCTTCTAGTCTTTCTACCATTTGGCTGTCCGATCTGTACTCTCATTCTAAGATG GTTTTTAATTGTCCTCAGTTGAGGGAGATTTCATTGAAGTTTTCTCATCGAGAAAAGGGCAGTACTGATCTTGCAACCATGGTTGAAGGTTGGGGAAGAAGTTGCCCCAGGTTGCAAAACATACGTATATATTCAGTGCAGCTTTCTCATACTGCGGTGCTCGCTCTTACTGCTGCTCAGCTAAG GGGGCTGCGAATGCTTTCACTTGTTTCTGGATCTGATGTTACTGATGCATCTGTTGCTGCCATTGCCTCAAGCTATCCAAATCTGGAATTGCTTGATCTCAGTGG ATCCAGCGTCAGTGACAGTGGCATTAGCATGATTTGCAATGTGTTCTCTGAAACATTGACAAGACTCCTTCTAGCTCTTTGCCCTAATGTGACTTCAA GTGGCATTCAGTTTGCTACTGCTCAATTGCCACATCTTGAAATTATGGACTGTGGCATGACAATATGTGAACCGGATTCTGACAATTCAATTGCCGATGAAAATAACCACCACAAACTACAGAAGACTTCTATTACTAATGTACACCTTACAAACCAAAAGCTAATCATCAAACACAGCTGTTTAAAGAAACTTAGTTTATGGGGATGTTCAGGCTTGGAT GCCTTATATTTAAACTGCACTCAGCTCAAGGATCTGAATTTAAATTCTTGTACAAATTTACACCCAG AGAGACTGCTGCTTCAGTGCCCTAGTTTAGAAAACGTGCATGCATCTGGCTGTCAGGACATGTTAGTAGGGGCTATCCAAAGTCAG GTTTGCAATGCTTTCACTGATTTGGAAAACCCTTCACCTTGTAAGCGTTTACCCGATGGCTCCAAAAGGGTTCGGGTCCCTCATTTAGTCAATACTGAG TTGGCCGATGAAGAAACGAAGCGAAGTAGAAAGAAGAGACGACTTTGTAACGTGCTCCTGGATTGA